Proteins encoded in a region of the Mesoflavibacter profundi genome:
- a CDS encoding fasciclin domain-containing protein, producing MKKKNLFKSILALTVMLSSSIMFAQNSMEKEDTKMVGGAAMYPSKNIVENAVNSKDHTTLVAAVKAAELVDVLQSEGPFTVFAPTNAAFDKLPEGTVATLVKPENKATLQTILKYHVVAGKWNAKAIAKLIKDGKGKAMIKTVSGGTLTAWTKGDNVYVTDENGNSAMVTIADVNQSNGVIHVIDTVLLPKS from the coding sequence ATGAAAAAGAAAAATTTATTTAAATCAATCCTAGCTTTAACTGTAATGTTATCTTCATCTATAATGTTTGCTCAAAACTCCATGGAAAAAGAAGATACTAAAATGGTTGGTGGAGCAGCAATGTATCCTTCAAAAAACATTGTAGAAAATGCAGTTAATTCTAAAGATCATACCACGTTAGTTGCAGCAGTAAAAGCAGCAGAATTAGTAGATGTGTTACAAAGTGAAGGACCATTTACTGTATTTGCGCCAACAAATGCAGCTTTCGATAAATTACCAGAAGGTACAGTTGCTACTTTAGTAAAGCCAGAAAACAAAGCTACTTTACAAACTATATTAAAGTATCATGTAGTAGCAGGAAAATGGAATGCTAAAGCTATTGCTAAACTTATAAAAGATGGTAAAGGTAAAGCAATGATTAAAACTGTTTCTGGTGGTACACTAACTGCATGGACTAAAGGTGATAATGTTTATGTAACCGATGAAAACGGAAACTCTGCAATGGTAACTATCGCAGACGTAAACCAATCTAATGGTGTGATACATGTTATAGACACTGTATTATTACCTAAGTCTTAA
- a CDS encoding putative signal transducing protein, whose product MESEYVKIFTGDFLTSQRIQQELEDIGINAVVKNKDESARLAGFANPVPNVLDVYVHESEVQKALPIVEGAKA is encoded by the coding sequence ATGGAATCAGAATATGTAAAGATTTTTACGGGAGATTTTTTAACCTCACAAAGAATACAACAAGAACTAGAAGACATTGGGATTAATGCAGTAGTTAAAAATAAAGACGAATCTGCTAGATTAGCTGGTTTTGCAAATCCTGTTCCTAATGTATTAGATGTCTATGTTCACGAAAGTGAAGTACAAAAAGCACTACCAATTGTAGAAGGTGCAAAAGCATAA
- a CDS encoding TonB-dependent receptor, with translation MKKLIILLICFLPLTIFAQDQLTGYVYEANENQDQNPLPGANLVWLNTTVGTSTQFDGSFSLPFNATTNKLVISYVGFKTDTVTIQNQKQIKHWLQPTTDLDEVVIQSEVKGTTRSYLQTQNIQYVSSDELLKAACCNLSESFETNPSIDVNFSDAVTGTKQIKMLGLSSPYILIATENIPSVRGASQAYGLSFIPGTWVESIQITKGAGSVVNGYESISGQINAELQKPTTDHKLFVNAYAASNERLELNTHFNTKVSKYISTGVYLHGNTHQEDHDRNNDGFLDMPKFNQINVMNRWQYTNPEKGIVTFLNLKYLDDTKQSGQLNFNPDTDKLTTNFWGSEIDTKRYELSTKFGYVNPDIPWQSVGVQMALSNHKQDSYFGLNQYNIEHTSVYSNVIYNSIISDSRHKIKTGVNFTYDNYDEFALNTDFDRVERSFGGFFEYSFDNLKKFNLTAGLRFDTHNLLGEFVTPRLHLRYSPWGKSAFRASIGRGKRSANIFAENQNLFASSRQFSILNTNGTIYGLDPEIAWNYGVSYLQGFNLFGNKSDITFDFYRTDFKNQVVVDLENAQQVNFYNLEGDSYANSFQVEVNYEAFKNFDLRTAYKYYDVKTQYLTGKLSKPLTPKHRVFVNAAYETEIKNNSQWKFDATYNWLGKQRFSSTINNPSQYQLGDFTPTVATLNAQITKVFSDKFEVYLGGENITNNKQSNPILSADNPFGPNFDTNFVYGPIFGSMYYTGLRFKLN, from the coding sequence ATGAAAAAGTTAATTATACTTCTAATTTGCTTTTTACCATTAACCATTTTTGCACAAGACCAACTTACAGGTTATGTGTATGAAGCAAACGAAAACCAAGACCAAAATCCATTACCAGGCGCAAATTTAGTTTGGTTAAATACAACAGTTGGTACATCTACACAATTTGATGGTAGTTTTAGTTTACCATTTAATGCTACAACTAATAAGTTAGTAATAAGTTATGTAGGATTTAAAACAGATACGGTAACTATACAAAACCAAAAACAAATTAAACATTGGTTACAACCAACTACAGACTTAGATGAAGTAGTTATACAATCTGAAGTAAAAGGAACAACAAGATCCTATCTTCAAACGCAAAACATACAATATGTAAGTAGTGACGAGCTGTTAAAAGCTGCTTGTTGTAATCTATCTGAAAGTTTTGAAACTAATCCATCTATAGATGTTAATTTTAGTGATGCTGTAACAGGTACAAAACAGATCAAAATGTTAGGCTTATCTAGTCCATATATTTTAATTGCTACCGAAAATATTCCGTCAGTAAGAGGCGCATCACAAGCTTACGGATTAAGTTTTATACCAGGAACATGGGTAGAAAGTATCCAAATTACAAAAGGAGCAGGAAGCGTTGTTAATGGTTACGAGAGTATATCTGGACAAATTAATGCCGAACTACAAAAGCCTACAACAGATCATAAACTTTTTGTTAATGCTTATGCAGCGTCAAACGAGAGATTAGAACTTAATACTCATTTTAATACAAAAGTTTCTAAATATATAAGTACTGGTGTTTATCTGCATGGTAATACGCATCAAGAAGATCATGATCGTAATAATGATGGCTTTTTAGATATGCCAAAGTTTAATCAAATTAACGTGATGAATCGTTGGCAATACACTAATCCAGAAAAAGGTATTGTTACTTTTCTAAATCTTAAATATTTAGACGATACTAAACAGTCAGGTCAATTAAATTTTAATCCAGATACCGATAAATTAACTACTAATTTTTGGGGAAGCGAAATAGATACTAAGCGTTACGAGTTATCTACTAAATTTGGTTACGTTAATCCTGATATACCTTGGCAAAGTGTTGGCGTACAAATGGCGTTAAGTAATCATAAACAAGACTCTTATTTTGGGTTAAACCAATACAATATAGAGCATACAAGTGTGTACTCTAATGTAATTTATAATTCTATTATTAGTGATTCTAGACACAAAATAAAAACAGGAGTTAATTTTACTTATGATAACTATGACGAGTTTGCATTAAACACAGATTTTGATAGAGTAGAACGCTCTTTTGGTGGTTTTTTTGAATACTCTTTTGATAACTTAAAAAAGTTTAATCTTACCGCTGGATTACGTTTTGATACGCATAATTTATTAGGTGAATTTGTCACACCAAGACTACATTTACGATACTCTCCTTGGGGAAAATCGGCGTTTAGAGCTTCGATTGGTCGCGGAAAACGAAGTGCGAATATTTTTGCCGAAAACCAAAACTTATTTGCCTCTTCAAGACAGTTTTCAATTTTAAATACAAACGGAACTATTTATGGTTTAGATCCAGAAATTGCTTGGAATTATGGCGTGTCTTATTTACAAGGGTTTAATTTATTTGGAAACAAGTCAGACATCACTTTCGATTTTTATAGAACAGACTTTAAAAATCAAGTTGTTGTAGATTTAGAAAATGCACAACAAGTAAATTTTTATAATTTAGAAGGCGATAGTTATGCAAATAGTTTTCAAGTAGAAGTAAATTACGAAGCGTTTAAAAACTTTGACTTAAGAACAGCCTATAAGTATTATGATGTAAAAACACAGTATTTAACAGGTAAACTATCTAAGCCATTAACGCCTAAACACAGAGTTTTTGTAAATGCAGCTTACGAAACCGAAATAAAAAATAACAGCCAATGGAAGTTTGATGCTACATATAACTGGTTAGGTAAACAAAGGTTTTCTTCAACAATAAATAATCCTTCGCAATATCAATTAGGAGATTTTACTCCAACTGTAGCGACTTTAAACGCTCAAATCACTAAAGTATTTTCAGATAAATTTGAAGTATATTTAGGAGGAGAAAATATTACAAATAACAAACAAAGTAATCCAATACTAAGCGCAGATAATCCTTTTGGACCAAATTTTGATACTAATTTTGTATATGGCCCAATTTTTGGAAGTATGTATTATACTGGATTAAGATTTAAATTAAACTAA
- a CDS encoding TlpA family protein disulfide reductase: protein MNCKPILFLIAVTCCFFSCQEEKKANLNGNAFFGGEIVNPNSPYVVILKNNTVVDSLYLDKDNRFSYTFKDFEPGLFHFYDGREVQSVLIQPNDSLMFRLNTMDFDESLVFTGIGEKENNFLIDLFLLNDKLQDSVLKISQLEPDEFEEQLNQIKQIKQDKLDAFKSKYQTTALFDKLAQAKINYNYYYSKEAYPFINYRENERQIFDELSDDFYSYRDNVNYNDNDLKEYRPYVSFLRVHFNNIALQQHFEHSKDSEYNNQNIDYNIDKLNLIDQKVSDTFTKNKLLYYNMVKFINGSQNDEDFDKLLNLFKQKSTNQDHINKAETLVNTYKRLKPGKTLPEVTVIDKNDNFVLLNKLIKDKSVIYFWDTSKRSHLRDVHLKANDLKSKYPEIEFIAINVNDISTREQFDILQRNGLKHTNEYHFKKPNEALDLLAIRPINKVFLVDKNGVIINPKGNLFDIKFENELLGLINQ from the coding sequence ATGAATTGTAAACCCATACTTTTTTTAATAGCTGTTACTTGCTGCTTTTTTTCTTGTCAAGAGGAAAAAAAGGCTAATCTTAATGGTAATGCCTTTTTTGGAGGAGAAATTGTAAATCCTAATTCTCCTTACGTAGTTATCTTAAAAAACAATACAGTAGTTGATAGCCTTTATTTAGATAAAGACAATAGATTTTCTTACACCTTTAAAGATTTTGAACCTGGATTATTTCATTTTTATGATGGCAGAGAAGTACAATCTGTTTTAATCCAACCTAACGATAGTTTAATGTTTAGACTTAATACTATGGATTTTGATGAGTCTTTAGTATTTACTGGAATTGGTGAAAAGGAAAACAACTTTTTAATCGATTTATTTTTACTTAATGATAAATTACAAGATTCGGTTTTAAAAATAAGTCAGTTAGAACCAGATGAATTTGAAGAACAGCTTAACCAGATTAAACAAATTAAACAAGATAAGTTAGACGCCTTTAAAAGTAAATATCAAACCACAGCGCTTTTTGACAAACTTGCTCAAGCCAAAATTAATTATAATTATTACTACAGTAAAGAGGCGTATCCTTTTATAAATTATAGAGAAAATGAACGTCAGATTTTTGATGAATTGTCTGACGACTTTTATAGCTATAGAGACAATGTTAATTATAACGATAATGATTTAAAAGAATACAGACCTTATGTTTCTTTTTTAAGGGTTCATTTTAATAACATTGCTTTACAACAGCATTTTGAGCATTCTAAAGATAGTGAATACAACAATCAAAATATTGATTATAACATTGATAAACTTAATCTTATAGATCAAAAAGTATCTGATACTTTTACTAAAAACAAACTGCTTTATTATAATATGGTAAAGTTTATTAATGGTTCTCAAAACGATGAAGATTTTGATAAACTACTTAACCTTTTTAAACAAAAAAGCACTAATCAAGATCATATAAATAAAGCGGAAACGCTTGTTAACACATACAAACGATTAAAACCTGGTAAAACTTTACCAGAAGTCACTGTAATAGATAAGAATGATAATTTTGTGCTTTTAAATAAACTAATTAAAGACAAAAGTGTTATTTATTTTTGGGATACTTCTAAACGATCTCATTTAAGAGATGTTCATTTAAAAGCAAACGATTTAAAATCTAAATATCCAGAGATAGAGTTTATTGCAATTAATGTAAACGATATTAGTACAAGAGAACAATTTGATATTTTACAAAGAAACGGTTTAAAACACACAAACGAATATCACTTTAAAAAGCCAAACGAAGCATTAGATTTATTAGCTATTAGACCAATAAACAAAGTATTTTTAGTAGATAAAAATGGTGTTATAATAAATCCTAAAGGCAACTTATTTGATATAAAATTTGAAAACGAATTACTTGGTTTAATTAATCAGTAA
- a CDS encoding ABC-F family ATP-binding cassette domain-containing protein, translated as MLSVSNLSVQFGKRVLFDEVNTTFNNGNCYGIIGANGAGKSTFLKILSGKMEPTSGHVSLEAGKRMSVLEQNHNKHDEDTVLDTVLKGNKPLYKIKTEIDTLYADYTDENAEKIGELQVQFEEMNGWNADSDAAAMLSNLGIKEDLHYTLMADLDGKQKVRVLLAQALFGNPDVLIMDEPTNDLDYETISWLENFLANYDNCVIVVSHDRHFLDAVCTHISDIDFGKINHFSGNYTFWYESSQLAARQRAQQNKKAEEKKKELEEFIRRFSANVAKSKQATSRKKMIEKLNVDEIRPTSRRYPAIIFEREREAGDQILNVEGLAASLDGDLLFKDIDLNLQKGDKVVVFSRDSRATTAFYEVLNNNQKPDAGEFSWGVTTTQSYLPLDNSKFFENDLTLVDWLRQWAKTEEEREEVHIRGFLGKMIFSGEEALKKSNVLSGGEKVRCMLSRMMMTRANVLMLDEPTNHLDLESITAFNNSLKNFKGTVLFTTHDHEFAQTVANRVVELTPNGVIDRYTTFDEYMEDKKIKELREKMYQV; from the coding sequence ATGTTATCAGTATCTAATTTATCGGTTCAATTTGGTAAACGCGTTCTGTTTGATGAGGTTAATACTACTTTTAATAACGGAAACTGTTACGGAATTATCGGTGCTAATGGAGCAGGAAAATCTACGTTTTTAAAAATTCTATCAGGAAAGATGGAGCCAACATCTGGACACGTAAGTTTAGAAGCAGGAAAGCGTATGTCTGTTTTAGAACAAAATCATAACAAACATGACGAAGATACTGTGTTGGATACTGTTTTAAAAGGAAACAAACCTTTATATAAAATTAAAACTGAAATTGATACGCTTTACGCAGATTATACAGATGAAAATGCTGAAAAAATAGGCGAGCTTCAAGTACAGTTTGAAGAAATGAATGGTTGGAATGCAGATAGTGATGCTGCAGCTATGTTATCTAACCTTGGTATAAAAGAAGATTTGCATTATACCTTAATGGCAGATTTAGATGGTAAGCAAAAAGTACGAGTATTATTAGCACAAGCATTATTTGGTAATCCTGATGTGTTAATCATGGATGAGCCTACCAACGATTTGGATTACGAAACTATATCTTGGTTAGAAAATTTCTTAGCAAATTACGATAACTGTGTAATAGTAGTCTCTCACGACCGTCACTTTTTAGATGCAGTTTGTACACATATTAGCGATATAGATTTTGGAAAAATAAATCACTTCTCTGGTAACTATACGTTCTGGTACGAGTCGTCTCAATTAGCAGCAAGACAACGTGCACAACAAAACAAAAAAGCCGAAGAGAAGAAAAAAGAATTAGAAGAATTTATTCGTCGTTTTTCTGCTAACGTAGCAAAAAGTAAGCAAGCAACGTCTAGAAAAAAGATGATAGAGAAGTTAAATGTAGACGAGATTAGACCAACATCAAGACGTTATCCAGCTATAATTTTTGAAAGAGAAAGAGAAGCTGGTGATCAAATTTTGAATGTAGAAGGTTTAGCAGCATCTTTAGATGGTGATTTATTATTTAAAGACATAGATTTAAACTTACAAAAAGGAGATAAAGTAGTAGTATTCTCTAGAGACTCTAGAGCTACAACTGCATTTTACGAGGTTTTAAATAACAATCAAAAACCAGATGCAGGCGAGTTTTCTTGGGGCGTAACTACAACACAATCTTATTTACCATTAGATAATAGCAAGTTTTTTGAAAACGATTTAACCTTAGTAGATTGGTTACGTCAATGGGCAAAAACAGAAGAAGAAAGAGAAGAAGTTCATATTAGAGGATTTTTAGGTAAAATGATATTCTCTGGTGAAGAAGCGCTTAAAAAATCTAATGTGCTTTCTGGAGGAGAAAAAGTACGTTGTATGCTATCTAGAATGATGATGACAAGAGCTAATGTGTTAATGTTAGACGAACCAACAAACCATTTAGACCTAGAAAGTATTACAGCATTTAACAATTCACTTAAAAACTTTAAAGGCACTGTTTTATTTACTACACATGATCACGAGTTTGCGCAAACTGTAGCAAATAGAGTAGTAGAGCTTACTCCAAATGGTGTAATAGATAGATATACTACTTTTGATGAGTATATGGAAGACAAAAAAATTAAAGAATTACGCGAAAAAATGTATCAAGTGTAA
- a CDS encoding heavy metal translocating P-type ATPase translates to MTHTYTVTGMTCNGCKASVEKALQAIDHVINVSVDLENAEATLTMSKHISTQQLQDALSSKYTIQAKTQTKNVFASATSLEEEKPLVKQLFPLFLIFGYIIAASFLLNFKPFNLSNFMLDFMGLFYIVFSFFKFLDLKGFPESFKMYDPLAKAIPAYGWIYPFIELALGLLFLMRIQIPLALLITLVILGITTIGVTKSLLDKKTIQCACLGTALKLPMTKATFIENSIMIVMAIVMLIKIYG, encoded by the coding sequence ATGACACATACATATACAGTTACAGGAATGACCTGTAATGGTTGTAAGGCTTCTGTTGAAAAAGCTTTACAAGCAATAGATCATGTTATAAATGTTTCGGTAGATTTAGAAAACGCCGAAGCTACTTTAACCATGTCTAAACATATTTCAACACAACAACTACAAGACGCATTATCAAGTAAATACACAATTCAAGCAAAGACGCAAACTAAAAATGTATTTGCTAGTGCAACTTCTTTAGAAGAAGAAAAACCGTTGGTAAAACAATTGTTTCCACTTTTTTTAATATTTGGATATATTATTGCGGCTTCATTTTTATTAAATTTTAAACCCTTTAATCTTTCAAACTTTATGTTAGATTTTATGGGATTATTTTACATTGTTTTTAGCTTTTTTAAGTTTTTAGATTTAAAAGGATTTCCAGAAAGTTTTAAAATGTACGATCCGTTAGCTAAAGCAATTCCTGCTTATGGTTGGATTTATCCATTTATAGAATTAGCGCTTGGACTTTTATTTTTAATGCGTATTCAAATACCATTAGCATTACTAATTACACTTGTTATTTTAGGAATAACAACAATTGGAGTTACAAAATCTTTATTAGATAAAAAAACAATCCAATGTGCTTGTCTAGGAACAGCTTTAAAATTACCAATGACCAAAGCTACTTTTATAGAAAACTCTATAATGATAGTTATGGCTATTGTCATGTTAATTAAAATTTATGGATAA
- a CDS encoding DUF3108 domain-containing protein, producing the protein MKHILTAICSLLLVTSTIGQNNNAFKAGEKLTFSASYNMSGILTDIAEVKMETSAVNTNGTTLYRLKCSAATYSNFDSFFKIRDLYESYVNPKTVAPYLYQRDISEGGYYKFVKYKYNYKTNSVKSLIRKKTKANASGFWDQNKNVKINSGTRDIVSTIYKLRTLDIHKAPTGASDTFTVLFDNKETKCRFTLLGKETINTAIGKKECYKIAISVVNSDVLKGSNNNILWLTADENKIPVYAKFKIAVGSGELKIKSATGLKN; encoded by the coding sequence ATGAAACACATACTAACTGCTATTTGTTCTTTATTACTTGTAACTAGTACAATAGGACAAAATAATAATGCTTTTAAAGCAGGTGAAAAATTAACGTTTTCTGCGTCATACAATATGTCTGGAATCTTAACAGATATTGCTGAAGTAAAAATGGAAACTAGTGCTGTAAACACTAATGGTACAACGCTTTATAGATTAAAATGTAGCGCAGCAACCTACTCCAACTTTGATAGCTTTTTTAAAATTAGAGATCTTTATGAAAGTTATGTAAACCCTAAAACAGTTGCGCCATACTTATACCAAAGAGATATTAGTGAAGGTGGTTATTATAAATTTGTAAAGTATAAGTACAATTACAAAACTAACTCTGTAAAAAGTTTAATTAGAAAGAAAACTAAAGCTAATGCTTCTGGGTTTTGGGATCAAAATAAAAATGTAAAAATTAATTCTGGTACAAGAGATATAGTATCTACAATATATAAACTAAGAACTTTAGATATTCACAAAGCGCCAACTGGAGCTAGCGATACATTTACTGTGCTGTTTGATAATAAAGAAACCAAATGCAGATTTACATTATTAGGTAAAGAAACTATTAATACAGCAATTGGTAAAAAAGAATGTTATAAAATAGCCATTAGCGTTGTAAACAGTGATGTTTTAAAAGGTAGTAACAACAACATACTTTGGCTTACTGCAGACGAAAACAAAATACCTGTTTATGCAAAATTTAAAATTGCAGTTGGAAGTGGCGAATTAAAAATAAAATCTGCAACTGGATTAAAAAACTAA
- a CDS encoding heavy-metal-associated domain-containing protein, giving the protein MKKLVIILLMTVTTTVFAQDKNKKATLEVDGVCGMCKARIEKASYQTKGVKSANWDVQTHELKLIFDERKTNIDSIQKNIAAAGHDTKAIKATNEAYNKVNACCKYRDPHVHEAHKN; this is encoded by the coding sequence ATGAAAAAACTAGTAATTATTTTATTAATGACAGTAACTACTACTGTATTTGCTCAAGACAAAAACAAAAAAGCTACTTTAGAAGTAGATGGTGTTTGTGGTATGTGTAAAGCACGAATAGAAAAAGCGTCTTATCAAACAAAAGGCGTTAAAAGTGCTAATTGGGATGTACAAACACATGAGCTTAAATTAATTTTTGACGAACGTAAAACAAATATAGATAGCATTCAAAAAAATATTGCAGCTGCAGGACATGATACAAAAGCAATTAAAGCAACAAACGAAGCCTATAATAAGGTAAATGCTTGTTGTAAGTATCGTGATCCGCATGTACACGAAGCACACAAAAATTAA
- a CDS encoding HYC_CC_PP family protein, with protein sequence MRTKIMHSIFSILMAFLVLFSTFSFTVEKHYCGNKLVDTAIFTEVIRCYDTEVVADSCCKDDVEVVKGQDQLKVNTLDDLDFNTQFVFTAYLYAYISQAVCLPKQNIPHQYYSPPKLVVDLQVLHDVYII encoded by the coding sequence GTGAGAACAAAAATCATGCATAGTATTTTTTCAATTTTAATGGCATTTTTAGTGCTGTTTTCAACATTTTCTTTTACTGTTGAAAAACATTATTGTGGCAATAAATTGGTAGATACAGCAATCTTTACAGAAGTTATAAGATGTTACGATACAGAAGTTGTAGCAGATTCTTGTTGTAAAGATGATGTAGAAGTTGTTAAAGGTCAAGATCAATTAAAAGTTAACACATTAGATGATTTAGACTTTAATACGCAGTTTGTATTTACAGCATATTTGTATGCTTATATTTCTCAAGCAGTATGCTTACCAAAGCAAAATATTCCGCATCAATATTATTCGCCACCAAAGCTCGTTGTAGATTTGCAGGTACTTCACGATGTTTATATCATTTGA